The Juglans microcarpa x Juglans regia isolate MS1-56 chromosome 8S, Jm3101_v1.0, whole genome shotgun sequence genome has a window encoding:
- the LOC121244511 gene encoding protein decapping 5-like isoform X1 has product MASESASRSSTTSADSYIGSLISLTSKSEIRYEGVLYNINTQESSIGLENVRSFGTEGRKKDGPQVPPGDKIYKYILFRGSDIKDLQVKSSPPVQPMPPINIDPAIIQSHYARPISTSTSLPPAVSGSLTDISSHSAQLGPHGSSFQGGLPLYQPGGNIASWGATPPPSSANGGGLAMPMYWQGYYGPPNGLPHLHQQSLLRPPPGLPMPSSLQLPVQYPNFNVSLPSGSSNLPEVPSPLPPASSSSMNLSSSSLAPSTLPSTLPPVPSVTLASETLVNSVPSKAPPSSGLPTITLGSSMPSLAPLAMSSPDINAILPPISNKPSAIPGPILSYQASSRSTSSIVGTSNTIHAEAPAPSLVTPGQLLQSVPSAVASSQTLQTVHKDAEVDQVSSSSSESIVPVPAEGQPPLLPLPVPSRTSQKPNGTPFQYRQGYRGRDRGGGSGSSRPVTKFSEDFDFIAMNEKFKKDEVWGHLGKSNKSHSREGDGEVSDEDDTLDDEDAELSKFEVKQSVYNKDDFFDSLSCNSLNHESQNGRSRFSEQMKIDTETFGDFTRYRGGRGGRGSGRGGRFRGGYYGRGYNHVGRGRGPGIFGRSP; this is encoded by the exons ATGGCTTCCGAAAGTGCTTCCAGATCATCCACTACATCGGCCGATTCCTACATAGGAAGCTTGATTAGTTTGACTTCCAAGAGCGAGATCAGATACGAGGGCGTACTCTACAACATCAACACTCAAGAGTCCAGTATTGGACTTGAAAATg TAAGGTCATTTGGAAcagaaggaaggaaaaaagatgGTCCACAAGTCCCTCCCGGCgacaaaatctataaatatatactattccGTGGGAGTGACATCAAG GATTTACAGGTTAAATCTTCTCCACCTGTTCAGCCTATGCCACCCATAAACATTGATCCTGCTATTATTCAG TCTCACTATGCCCGCCCAATTTCTACTTCTACAAGCTTGCCTCCTGCTGTTAGTGGGTCTTTGACAGATATTAGTTCCCATAGTGCGCAGTTGGGACCCCACGGGTCAAGTTTCCAAGGTGGCCTTCCTTTGTATCAGCCTGGAGGTAATATAGCATCTTGGGGAGCTACACCACCTCCTTCTAGTGCAAATGGTGGTGGGCTTGCTATGCCAATGTACTGGCAAGGATACTATGGCCCACCAAATGGGCTTCCTCATTTGCATCAGCAATCTTTGCTTCGTCCACCGCCTGGGCTGCCAATGCCTTCTTCACTTCAGCTGCCAGTGCAATATCCTAATTTTAATGTCTCTTTACCCTCTGGTTCGTCAAACTTACCCGAAGTTCCATCTCCTTTGCCTCCTGCCAGTTCTAGTTCCATGAATTTAAGCTCCAGTTCTTTAGCACCATCAACTTTGCCGTCAACTCTGCCTCCCGTGCCTTCAGTTACACTAGCTTCTGAAACATTAGTAAACTCGGTGCCCAGCAAGGCCCCGCCTAGTTCTGGCCTTCCAACAATCACACTAGGTTCTAGTATGCCATCTCTGGCTCCTTTAGCTATGTCTAGCCCAGATATAAATGCTATTTTGCCTCCGATCTCCAATAAGCCTAGTGCAATTCCCGGACCAATCTTGTCATATCAAGCCTCTTCGCGATCTACCTCATCTATTGTTGGAACATCCAACACTATTCACGCAGAAGCACCAGCGCCATCATTGGTAACTCCAGGTCAGCTGTTGCAGTCTGTACCTAGTGCAGTTGCTTCTTCCCAAACTTTACAAACAGTGCATAAGGATGCAGAAGTGGATCAagtatcatcttcatcatctgaaTCAATAGTCCCAGTTCCAGCTGAAGGTCAGCCACCACTACTGCCTTTGCCGGTACCTTCACGAACTTCTCAAAAG CCGAATGGAACTCCTTTTCAATATCGTCAAGGTTACCGGGGACGTGATAGGGGAGGAGGAAGTGGG AGTTCACGTCCAGTAACAAAATTCTCTGAAGATTTTGATTTCATAGCTATGAATGAGAAATTTAAGAAGGACGAAGTGTGGGGTCATCTTGGCAAGAGTAATAAATCTCATTCAAGGGAAGGGGATGGAGAAGTCAGTGATGAAGATGATACTCTAGATGATGAAGATGCTGAACTATCAAAGTTTGAGGTCAAG CAGTCTGTCTATAACAAGGATGATTTCTTTGATTCCCTCTCCTGCAACTCACTCAATCATGAGTCGCAGAATGGAAGGAGTAGATTCTCTGAGCAAATGAAGATAGACACGGAG
- the LOC121244511 gene encoding protein decapping 5-like isoform X2, whose protein sequence is MASESASRSSTTSADSYIGSLISLTSKSEIRYEGVLYNINTQESSIGLENVRSFGTEGRKKDGPQVPPGDKIYKYILFRGSDIKDLQVKSSPPVQPMPPINIDPAIIQSHYARPISTSTSLPPAVSGSLTDISSHSAQLGPHGSSFQGGLPLYQPGGNIASWGATPPPSSANGGGLAMPMYWQGYYGPPNGLPHLHQQSLLRPPPGLPMPSSLQLPVQYPNFNVSLPSGSSNLPEVPSPLPPASSSSMNLSSSSLAPSTLPSTLPPVPSVTLASETLVNSVPSKAPPSSGLPTITLGSSMPSLAPLAMSSPDINAILPPISNKPSAIPGPILSYQASSRSTSSIVGTSNTIHAEAPAPSLVTPGQLLQSVPSAVASSQTLQTVHKDAEVDQVSSSSSESIVPVPAEGQPPLLPLPVPSRTSQKPNGTPFQYRQGYRGRDRGGGSGSSRPVTKFSEDFDFIAMNEKFKKDEVWGHLGKSNKSHSREGDGEVSDEDDTLDDEDAELSKFEVKSVYNKDDFFDSLSCNSLNHESQNGRSRFSEQMKIDTETFGDFTRYRGGRGGRGSGRGGRFRGGYYGRGYNHVGRGRGPGIFGRSP, encoded by the exons ATGGCTTCCGAAAGTGCTTCCAGATCATCCACTACATCGGCCGATTCCTACATAGGAAGCTTGATTAGTTTGACTTCCAAGAGCGAGATCAGATACGAGGGCGTACTCTACAACATCAACACTCAAGAGTCCAGTATTGGACTTGAAAATg TAAGGTCATTTGGAAcagaaggaaggaaaaaagatgGTCCACAAGTCCCTCCCGGCgacaaaatctataaatatatactattccGTGGGAGTGACATCAAG GATTTACAGGTTAAATCTTCTCCACCTGTTCAGCCTATGCCACCCATAAACATTGATCCTGCTATTATTCAG TCTCACTATGCCCGCCCAATTTCTACTTCTACAAGCTTGCCTCCTGCTGTTAGTGGGTCTTTGACAGATATTAGTTCCCATAGTGCGCAGTTGGGACCCCACGGGTCAAGTTTCCAAGGTGGCCTTCCTTTGTATCAGCCTGGAGGTAATATAGCATCTTGGGGAGCTACACCACCTCCTTCTAGTGCAAATGGTGGTGGGCTTGCTATGCCAATGTACTGGCAAGGATACTATGGCCCACCAAATGGGCTTCCTCATTTGCATCAGCAATCTTTGCTTCGTCCACCGCCTGGGCTGCCAATGCCTTCTTCACTTCAGCTGCCAGTGCAATATCCTAATTTTAATGTCTCTTTACCCTCTGGTTCGTCAAACTTACCCGAAGTTCCATCTCCTTTGCCTCCTGCCAGTTCTAGTTCCATGAATTTAAGCTCCAGTTCTTTAGCACCATCAACTTTGCCGTCAACTCTGCCTCCCGTGCCTTCAGTTACACTAGCTTCTGAAACATTAGTAAACTCGGTGCCCAGCAAGGCCCCGCCTAGTTCTGGCCTTCCAACAATCACACTAGGTTCTAGTATGCCATCTCTGGCTCCTTTAGCTATGTCTAGCCCAGATATAAATGCTATTTTGCCTCCGATCTCCAATAAGCCTAGTGCAATTCCCGGACCAATCTTGTCATATCAAGCCTCTTCGCGATCTACCTCATCTATTGTTGGAACATCCAACACTATTCACGCAGAAGCACCAGCGCCATCATTGGTAACTCCAGGTCAGCTGTTGCAGTCTGTACCTAGTGCAGTTGCTTCTTCCCAAACTTTACAAACAGTGCATAAGGATGCAGAAGTGGATCAagtatcatcttcatcatctgaaTCAATAGTCCCAGTTCCAGCTGAAGGTCAGCCACCACTACTGCCTTTGCCGGTACCTTCACGAACTTCTCAAAAG CCGAATGGAACTCCTTTTCAATATCGTCAAGGTTACCGGGGACGTGATAGGGGAGGAGGAAGTGGG AGTTCACGTCCAGTAACAAAATTCTCTGAAGATTTTGATTTCATAGCTATGAATGAGAAATTTAAGAAGGACGAAGTGTGGGGTCATCTTGGCAAGAGTAATAAATCTCATTCAAGGGAAGGGGATGGAGAAGTCAGTGATGAAGATGATACTCTAGATGATGAAGATGCTGAACTATCAAAGTTTGAGGTCAAG TCTGTCTATAACAAGGATGATTTCTTTGATTCCCTCTCCTGCAACTCACTCAATCATGAGTCGCAGAATGGAAGGAGTAGATTCTCTGAGCAAATGAAGATAGACACGGAG
- the LOC121244511 gene encoding protein decapping 5-like isoform X3 yields the protein MASESASRSSTTSADSYIGSLISLTSKSEIRYEGVLYNINTQESSIGLENVRSFGTEGRKKDGPQVPPGDKIYKYILFRGSDIKDLQVKSSPPVQPMPPINIDPAIIQSHYARPISTSTSLPPAVSGSLTDISSHSAQLGPHGSSFQGGLPLYQPGGNIASWGATPPPSSANGGGLAMPMYWQGYYGPPNGLPHLHQQSLLRPPPGLPMPSSLQLPVQYPNFNVSLPSGSSNLPEVPSPLPPASSSSMNLSSSSLAPSTLPSTLPPVPSVTLASETLVNSVPSKAPPSSGLPTITLGSSMPSLAPLAMSSPDINAILPPISNKPSAIPGPILSYQASSRSTSSIVGTSNTIHAEAPAPSLVTPGQLLQSVPSAVASSQTLQTVHKDAEVDQVSSSSSESIVPVPAEGQPPLLPLPVPSRTSQKSSRPVTKFSEDFDFIAMNEKFKKDEVWGHLGKSNKSHSREGDGEVSDEDDTLDDEDAELSKFEVKQSVYNKDDFFDSLSCNSLNHESQNGRSRFSEQMKIDTETFGDFTRYRGGRGGRGSGRGGRFRGGYYGRGYNHVGRGRGPGIFGRSP from the exons ATGGCTTCCGAAAGTGCTTCCAGATCATCCACTACATCGGCCGATTCCTACATAGGAAGCTTGATTAGTTTGACTTCCAAGAGCGAGATCAGATACGAGGGCGTACTCTACAACATCAACACTCAAGAGTCCAGTATTGGACTTGAAAATg TAAGGTCATTTGGAAcagaaggaaggaaaaaagatgGTCCACAAGTCCCTCCCGGCgacaaaatctataaatatatactattccGTGGGAGTGACATCAAG GATTTACAGGTTAAATCTTCTCCACCTGTTCAGCCTATGCCACCCATAAACATTGATCCTGCTATTATTCAG TCTCACTATGCCCGCCCAATTTCTACTTCTACAAGCTTGCCTCCTGCTGTTAGTGGGTCTTTGACAGATATTAGTTCCCATAGTGCGCAGTTGGGACCCCACGGGTCAAGTTTCCAAGGTGGCCTTCCTTTGTATCAGCCTGGAGGTAATATAGCATCTTGGGGAGCTACACCACCTCCTTCTAGTGCAAATGGTGGTGGGCTTGCTATGCCAATGTACTGGCAAGGATACTATGGCCCACCAAATGGGCTTCCTCATTTGCATCAGCAATCTTTGCTTCGTCCACCGCCTGGGCTGCCAATGCCTTCTTCACTTCAGCTGCCAGTGCAATATCCTAATTTTAATGTCTCTTTACCCTCTGGTTCGTCAAACTTACCCGAAGTTCCATCTCCTTTGCCTCCTGCCAGTTCTAGTTCCATGAATTTAAGCTCCAGTTCTTTAGCACCATCAACTTTGCCGTCAACTCTGCCTCCCGTGCCTTCAGTTACACTAGCTTCTGAAACATTAGTAAACTCGGTGCCCAGCAAGGCCCCGCCTAGTTCTGGCCTTCCAACAATCACACTAGGTTCTAGTATGCCATCTCTGGCTCCTTTAGCTATGTCTAGCCCAGATATAAATGCTATTTTGCCTCCGATCTCCAATAAGCCTAGTGCAATTCCCGGACCAATCTTGTCATATCAAGCCTCTTCGCGATCTACCTCATCTATTGTTGGAACATCCAACACTATTCACGCAGAAGCACCAGCGCCATCATTGGTAACTCCAGGTCAGCTGTTGCAGTCTGTACCTAGTGCAGTTGCTTCTTCCCAAACTTTACAAACAGTGCATAAGGATGCAGAAGTGGATCAagtatcatcttcatcatctgaaTCAATAGTCCCAGTTCCAGCTGAAGGTCAGCCACCACTACTGCCTTTGCCGGTACCTTCACGAACTTCTCAAAAG AGTTCACGTCCAGTAACAAAATTCTCTGAAGATTTTGATTTCATAGCTATGAATGAGAAATTTAAGAAGGACGAAGTGTGGGGTCATCTTGGCAAGAGTAATAAATCTCATTCAAGGGAAGGGGATGGAGAAGTCAGTGATGAAGATGATACTCTAGATGATGAAGATGCTGAACTATCAAAGTTTGAGGTCAAG CAGTCTGTCTATAACAAGGATGATTTCTTTGATTCCCTCTCCTGCAACTCACTCAATCATGAGTCGCAGAATGGAAGGAGTAGATTCTCTGAGCAAATGAAGATAGACACGGAG